A genome region from Nycticebus coucang isolate mNycCou1 chromosome 4, mNycCou1.pri, whole genome shotgun sequence includes the following:
- the LRRTM4 gene encoding leucine-rich repeat transmembrane neuronal protein 4 isoform X1 encodes MSGFHLITQLKGMSVVLVLLPTLLLVMLTGAQRACPKNCRCDGKIVYCESHAFADIPENISGGSQGLSLRFNSIQKLKSNQFAGLNQLIWLYLDHNYISSVDEDAFQGIRRLKELILSSNKITYLHNKTFHPVPNLRNLDLSYNKLQTLQSEQFKGLRKLIILHLRSNSLKTVPIRVFQDCRNLDFLDLGYNRLRSLSRNAFAGLLKLKELHLEHNQFSKINFAHFPRLFNLRSIYLQWNRIRSISQGLTWTWSSLHNLDLSGNDIQGIEPGTFKCLPNLQKLNLDSNKLTNISQETVNAWISLISITLSGNMWECSRSICPLFFWLKNFKGNKESTMICAGPKHIQGEKVSDAVETYNICSEIPVVNTERSHLVPQTPQKPLIILKPTIFKPDAVQPTLETPSPSPGFQIPGTEQEYEHVSFHKIIAGSVALFLSVAMILLVIYVSWKRYPASMKQLQQHSLMKRRRKKARESERQMNSPLQEYYVDYKPTNSETMDISVNGSGPCTYTISGSRECEV; translated from the exons ATGTCAG GTTTCCATTTAATTACGCAGCTGAAAGGCATGAGTGTGGTGCTGGTGCTACTTCCTACACTGCTGCTTGTTATGCTCACGGGGGCTCAGAGAGCTTGCCCAAAGAACTGCAGATGTGATGGTAAAATTGTGTACTGTGAGTCTCATGCTTTCGCAGATATCCCTGAGAACATTTCTGGAGGGTCACAAGGCTTATCATTAAGGTTCAACAGCATTCAGAAGCTGAAATCCAATCAGTTTGCCGGCCTTAACCAGCTTATATGGCTTTATCTTGACCATAATTACATTAGCTCAGTGGATGAAGATGCATTTCAAGGGATCCGTAGACTGAAAGAATTAATCCTAAGTTCCAACAAAATTACCTATCTGCACAATAAAACGTTTCACCCAGTTCCCAATCTCCGCAATCTGGACCTCTCCTACAATAAGCTTCAGACATTACAATCTGAACAATTTAAAGGCCTTCGGAAACTCATCATTTTGCACTTGAGATCTAACTCACTAAAGACTGTGCCGATAAGAGTTTTTCAAGACTGTCGGAATCTTGATTTTCTGGATTTGGGTTATAATCGCCTTCGAAGCTTGTCCCGAAATGCGTTTGCTGGCCTCTTGAAGTTAAAGGAGCTCCACCTGGAGCACAACCAGTTTTCCAAGATCAACTTTGCTCATTTTCCACGTCTCTTCAACCTCCGCTCCATATACTTACAATGGAACAGGATTCGCTCCATTAGCCAAGGCTTGACATGGACTTGGAGTTCCTTGCACAACTTGGATTTATCAGGGAATGACATCCAAGGAATTGAGCCAGGCACATTTAAATGCCTCCCCAATTTGCAAAAATTGAATTTGGATTCCAATAAGCTCACCAACATTTCACAGGAAACTGTCAATGCGTGGATATCATTAATATCCATCACCTTGTCTGGAAATATGTGGGAATGCAGTCGGAGCATTTGTCCTCTATTTTTTTGGCTTAAGAATTTCAAAGGAAATAAGGAGAGCACCATGATCTGTGCAGGACCTAAGCACATCCAAGGTGAAAAAGTTAGTGATGCCGTGGAAACATACAATATCTGTTCTGAGATCCCGGTGGTCAACACAGAGAGATCACACCTGGTGCCCCAAACCCCCCAGAAGCCTCTGATTATCCTTAAGCCTACCATCTTCAAACCCGATGCCGTCCAACCCACCCTTGAAACACCAAGCCCTTCACCAGGGTTTCAGATTCCTGGCACAGAGCAAGAATATGAGCATGTTTCCTTTCACAAAATTATTGCAGGGAGTGTGGCTCTCTTTCTCTCCGTGGCCATGATCCTGTTGGTGATCTATGTGTCTTGGAAACGCTACCCAGCCAGCATGAAGCAACTCCAGCAGCACTCTCTTATGAAGAGACGGCGGAAAAAGGCCAGAGAGTCTGAAAGACAAATGAATTCCCCTTTACAGGAGTATTATGTGGACTACAAGCCTACAAACTCTGAGACCATGGATATATCGGTTAATGGATCT
- the LRRTM4 gene encoding leucine-rich repeat transmembrane neuronal protein 4 isoform X2, translated as MGFHLITQLKGMSVVLVLLPTLLLVMLTGAQRACPKNCRCDGKIVYCESHAFADIPENISGGSQGLSLRFNSIQKLKSNQFAGLNQLIWLYLDHNYISSVDEDAFQGIRRLKELILSSNKITYLHNKTFHPVPNLRNLDLSYNKLQTLQSEQFKGLRKLIILHLRSNSLKTVPIRVFQDCRNLDFLDLGYNRLRSLSRNAFAGLLKLKELHLEHNQFSKINFAHFPRLFNLRSIYLQWNRIRSISQGLTWTWSSLHNLDLSGNDIQGIEPGTFKCLPNLQKLNLDSNKLTNISQETVNAWISLISITLSGNMWECSRSICPLFFWLKNFKGNKESTMICAGPKHIQGEKVSDAVETYNICSEIPVVNTERSHLVPQTPQKPLIILKPTIFKPDAVQPTLETPSPSPGFQIPGTEQEYEHVSFHKIIAGSVALFLSVAMILLVIYVSWKRYPASMKQLQQHSLMKRRRKKARESERQMNSPLQEYYVDYKPTNSETMDISVNGSGPCTYTISGSRECEV; from the exons ATGG GTTTCCATTTAATTACGCAGCTGAAAGGCATGAGTGTGGTGCTGGTGCTACTTCCTACACTGCTGCTTGTTATGCTCACGGGGGCTCAGAGAGCTTGCCCAAAGAACTGCAGATGTGATGGTAAAATTGTGTACTGTGAGTCTCATGCTTTCGCAGATATCCCTGAGAACATTTCTGGAGGGTCACAAGGCTTATCATTAAGGTTCAACAGCATTCAGAAGCTGAAATCCAATCAGTTTGCCGGCCTTAACCAGCTTATATGGCTTTATCTTGACCATAATTACATTAGCTCAGTGGATGAAGATGCATTTCAAGGGATCCGTAGACTGAAAGAATTAATCCTAAGTTCCAACAAAATTACCTATCTGCACAATAAAACGTTTCACCCAGTTCCCAATCTCCGCAATCTGGACCTCTCCTACAATAAGCTTCAGACATTACAATCTGAACAATTTAAAGGCCTTCGGAAACTCATCATTTTGCACTTGAGATCTAACTCACTAAAGACTGTGCCGATAAGAGTTTTTCAAGACTGTCGGAATCTTGATTTTCTGGATTTGGGTTATAATCGCCTTCGAAGCTTGTCCCGAAATGCGTTTGCTGGCCTCTTGAAGTTAAAGGAGCTCCACCTGGAGCACAACCAGTTTTCCAAGATCAACTTTGCTCATTTTCCACGTCTCTTCAACCTCCGCTCCATATACTTACAATGGAACAGGATTCGCTCCATTAGCCAAGGCTTGACATGGACTTGGAGTTCCTTGCACAACTTGGATTTATCAGGGAATGACATCCAAGGAATTGAGCCAGGCACATTTAAATGCCTCCCCAATTTGCAAAAATTGAATTTGGATTCCAATAAGCTCACCAACATTTCACAGGAAACTGTCAATGCGTGGATATCATTAATATCCATCACCTTGTCTGGAAATATGTGGGAATGCAGTCGGAGCATTTGTCCTCTATTTTTTTGGCTTAAGAATTTCAAAGGAAATAAGGAGAGCACCATGATCTGTGCAGGACCTAAGCACATCCAAGGTGAAAAAGTTAGTGATGCCGTGGAAACATACAATATCTGTTCTGAGATCCCGGTGGTCAACACAGAGAGATCACACCTGGTGCCCCAAACCCCCCAGAAGCCTCTGATTATCCTTAAGCCTACCATCTTCAAACCCGATGCCGTCCAACCCACCCTTGAAACACCAAGCCCTTCACCAGGGTTTCAGATTCCTGGCACAGAGCAAGAATATGAGCATGTTTCCTTTCACAAAATTATTGCAGGGAGTGTGGCTCTCTTTCTCTCCGTGGCCATGATCCTGTTGGTGATCTATGTGTCTTGGAAACGCTACCCAGCCAGCATGAAGCAACTCCAGCAGCACTCTCTTATGAAGAGACGGCGGAAAAAGGCCAGAGAGTCTGAAAGACAAATGAATTCCCCTTTACAGGAGTATTATGTGGACTACAAGCCTACAAACTCTGAGACCATGGATATATCGGTTAATGGATCT